Within Persephonella sp., the genomic segment GATGGTTAACCTTATTGTAGCCCAGAGGGCTTACGAGATAAACTCAAAAGGCATTATAACAGCAGATGAGATGCTCAGGACTGTTGGATCACTTAAGACTTAATCTATTTTTACTTTTTTTGCTGTTTTCTTTCAGCTACGGTGAGACAGTTATTAAACTGAAAAAATATGTGGAGACAGAAAAGTCAGACCTTACCCTTTCCCAGATAGCACAGATAAAAACAGAAAATAAAAGTTTTTTACAGTTTCTTTCAAGTATAAAGGTTGCAAAAAATCTCAAACCGGGAGAAAAGACCACTCTCACCAAAAACGACATTAAAAACATTCTCAAAAAAAATTATGTTGATCCAGATTCTGTGATAATCACTGGAAGCAGTGTAACACTAAAAAGAAAAGAGATCACAATATCCAAACAGATTTTAGAAAAAAAAGTGTCAGAATACTTGAAAAAAAAATATAAGGATATCAATATTGAAAGCATAGATTTTAGCCTAAAACCATTTAAGCCTGACTCGGAATATAAAATTAAGATAAAAGAAAGGTCTAAAACCCATTCCCGCATATACCTGACAGCTTTAGTAATCCAGAAAGAAAAGGAGAAAACAATAAACATTTCCGTCAAATACAAACAGATGGTAAATGCCCCCGTTCCCAAAAAAGATCTTTTAAGGGGACAGATAATAAAGGAGGAAGATATAGAGATAAAGAAAGTTCCTGCACAGAGGGGAATAATAACAGATAAAAAACTTCTTGTCGGTGCTGTTGTCAGGACAACCCTAAAAAAAGGAAAGCCTGTAAAAATAGGTATGATAACACCGGATTATCCTGTAAAAAGAAGGAGTTATGTAAAAGTGGTTTATGACCGAAACGGAATAAAGATAGAGATCACAGGAATAGCCCTTGAAAATGGAATTATAGGGCAGGTAATAAAGGTAAAAAACCGATCAACAGGGAAGATACTGCCATGCAAGGTAATTGGAAAAGATACAGTTTTATTTGTAGGTGGGCTTTAATACTGCCTGTTATTTTCCTCTTTTCATGTGCAGAAAAAAAACAGACCTTAAAACCTTTTGAACCAAAACCCCCTGAAATTGTTTCTGAAAGACCTGTTTCTCCTCCCGGTTCTTTATTTACAGAAGCAACAGCGACAAACCTTTTTTCAGATGATAAGGCATATCAGGTAGGAGATGTAATTACGGTTAAGGTTATAGAGAACATATCAGGCTCAGGAAGTGCAAACAGCCAGTCTTCAAGGGATACATCTGTTGATCTTGACTTTCCTTCCCCTACCCTTATGGGAAAACCCCTTGTTAACAAATCCCCTATAGCAGGTATGAAAGCAGGTTCAAAAAATAACTTTAAAGGAACAGGAAAGACTGATAGAAAAGCAAGGCTGATAGCAACAATCTCTGCAAGGGTTGTAAAGGTTTACCCAAACGGAAACCTTTTTATAGTTGGCAAAAAAGTCATAAAGATCAATGAAGATGAGCAGATACTCAGAATATCCGGCATTGTAGAACCTACATACATAGATCAGGACAACTCCATCTTATCCTCAAAGATTTCAGATATGTATATTGAGTATAACGGCAAAGGATTTATAGCAGATAATCAGCGTCCAGGTTGGCTCGCACAGTTTCTTACAAAAATCTGGCCTTTTTAGGAGGGTAGAATGAGCCTGAGATATATTTTGTTGGTTATGTTTATTTTCAGTTTTTCCTATGCAGAAAATTTAGTAAAGATTAGAGACGAGGTTAATGTTGTTGGTTTAAGACCTAATTATCTTATAGGATACGGAATTGTTGTAGGGTTGAAGGGAACAGGAGATGGAACAACCACAAGATATACCCTCATAAGTATAGCAAACATGCTTAGAAAAATGGGAATATATATAGACCCTGCTCAGGTTAAAACAAAAAATTCTGCTGCTGTTATGGTAACAGCAAAGCTTCCTCCTTTCGCAAAAACAGGAATGAGATTTGATGTTACAGTTGCATCAATGGGTGATGCTAAGGACATAGGAAACGGTGTTCTAATCAGGACACCCCTTTTTGGACCTGACGGAAAGGTTTATGCATTTGCGCAGGGATCTGTTTCCACAGGTGGAGGTTTTTCAGAGTCTAATAAAGGGGGAAAGGTTGTTAAAAACTTCCCAACAACAGGTGTTGTTGTTGATGGGGGAATAGTTGAAAAGGATCTTCCCTTTGATTTTGCAAAGATGAAACATCTTATTTTAACTTTAAAAAGACCTGATTTTTCAAAGGCAATTCAGATACAGGATACGATAAACAACCATTTTGGAAAAGAAATAGCGAAAGCTATTGATGCAACAACTGTGAAAGTGGCTTTTCCACAGGGGAAAGACAAGGTTAAAACGGTAGGAGAGATACTTAGCCTTAATATAAAAACAGATTCGGAACCAACAGTTGTTATTTACGAAAGAACAGGAACTGTTATAATGAGCGGGGATATAAAAATAGATGCGCCGATTTATGTTTCCCACGGAAACATTTATGTTTCTGTTGAGAAAAAACCTGTAGTATCACAACCCCCTCCACTTTCTGGAGGTGAAACAGTTCAGACAGAAGAAGTGAAAACAACGGTAGTAGAAGAAAAGGGCAGAATATTTGCTATACAATCACCAAGGCTGAAAGATCTTGTGGAAGCTCTCAACGACATTGGTGTATCACCAAGGGATCTTATAGCAATAATTCAGGCAATAAAAAACACAGGAAAACTCCACGCAAAGATAGTAATAATGTAAAAGGGGTATAAATTATGTTCAATCCAGATATGAAAATAAAACCTTACTGGGAGATAAAAGATATTTCCCAGATAAAGAATCCTGAGGAGATTGCAAAAGAGTTTGAAGCAATGTTTGTCAGAATGGTAATGAAGGAATTCAGGAAAACCCTTGACGGAGGTATATTCTCAAACTCCTTTTCATATAAAATGTATATGGATATGTTTGATATGCAGATAGCAGAGGCTGTAGCTTCTTCAGATAGTTTAGGTCTTAAACAATACATACTTGATGCAATTAAGGTTTACGAAAAATACTCCTCCGGAGAATAGATGGGAGATACCCTGAACTCAATCTTTAATAGATTGAACCAGTATTCTGATGCGATAGTTGTAGTCCTGATAATAATGATTATCGGGGCTATGGTTCTTCCTGTTCCCCCTTTTCTCCTTGATATTCTCCTTACAGCAAGTATCACATTTTCTATCGTTATACTGATGACAACACTTTACGTTCAAAATCCTCTCCAGCTTTCTTCCTTTCCTTCACTTTTATTGATGGCTACACTTTTCAGACTATCTCTTAATGTTGCTACGACAAGGAGAATACTGCTTCACGGACATGAGGGACCAGATGCTGCAGGACACGTTATTCAGGCTTTTGGAGAGTTTGTTGTAGGAGGAAGCTATATTGTTGGGGCTATAGTTTTCGTCATACTTGTAACGATCAACTACATAGTTATCACAAAGGGGACAGAAAGAATATCAGAGGTTGCTGCAAGGTTTACCCTTGATGCACTGCCAGGAAAACAGATGGCTATAGATGCTGACCTGAATGCCGGAATAATTGATGAAAAGGAAGCCCAGAGAAGGAGAATGCAGATACAGAAAGAGGCAGATTTTTACGGAGCGATGGACGGTGCTTCAAAATTCATTAGGGGTGATGCTGTTGCAGGTATTATAATAGCGATAGTAAATATAATAGGTGGGCTTGCTATAGGAATTCTCCAGCACAACATGGATGTGCAGACAGCTCTCCAGAACTTCACCCTCCTCACAGTGGGTGACGGGCTTGTTTCACAGATACCTTCCCTTATTACATCAACAGCAGCAGGTTTGATGGTTACAAGGGCTGTTTCTGAGGAAAATTTAGGAAAAGAGGTCTTTCAACAGCTTACAGGTTTTCCAAAAGCTCTATACATGGCATCTTTTTCAATCTTTGCCATGGGTATAGTTCCGGGAATGCCTTTTATTCCTTTTTTGCTTTTGTCAGCTCTTATTGGAATAACAGCATTTATGATGAACCAGCTTCTTAAGAAAAGGGAGGTTGAGGTTGCTGAAGAAAAGGCAAGAGAGCTACTGAAAACAGCTGAAGAGGAAGAAAAACCTGAGGAGATACTTCCTCAACCTGAACTTATAACATTTGAGATAGGATATGCCCTTATACCTTATGTTGACGAATCCCAGAACGGAGAGATTGTAAAGAGGATAAGATCACTGAGGAAACAGCTATCCAGGGATCTGGGGATTATTATTCCTCTCGTTCACATAAAAGACAACCTTGAGCTCAAGCCGGGAGAATACAGGATATTAATTAGAGACATAGAGGTTGGGAGGGGAGAGATACACCCTGATAAACTTCTTG encodes:
- the flgA gene encoding flagellar basal body P-ring formation chaperone FlgA, producing the protein MDHLRLNLFLLFLLFSFSYGETVIKLKKYVETEKSDLTLSQIAQIKTENKSFLQFLSSIKVAKNLKPGEKTTLTKNDIKNILKKNYVDPDSVIITGSSVTLKRKEITISKQILEKKVSEYLKKKYKDINIESIDFSLKPFKPDSEYKIKIKERSKTHSRIYLTALVIQKEKEKTINISVKYKQMVNAPVPKKDLLRGQIIKEEDIEIKKVPAQRGIITDKKLLVGAVVRTTLKKGKPVKIGMITPDYPVKRRSYVKVVYDRNGIKIEITGIALENGIIGQVIKVKNRSTGKILPCKVIGKDTVLFVGGL
- a CDS encoding flagellar basal body L-ring protein FlgH; this encodes MQGNWKRYSFICRWALILPVIFLFSCAEKKQTLKPFEPKPPEIVSERPVSPPGSLFTEATATNLFSDDKAYQVGDVITVKVIENISGSGSANSQSSRDTSVDLDFPSPTLMGKPLVNKSPIAGMKAGSKNNFKGTGKTDRKARLIATISARVVKVYPNGNLFIVGKKVIKINEDEQILRISGIVEPTYIDQDNSILSSKISDMYIEYNGKGFIADNQRPGWLAQFLTKIWPF
- a CDS encoding flagellar basal body P-ring protein FlgI: MSLRYILLVMFIFSFSYAENLVKIRDEVNVVGLRPNYLIGYGIVVGLKGTGDGTTTRYTLISIANMLRKMGIYIDPAQVKTKNSAAVMVTAKLPPFAKTGMRFDVTVASMGDAKDIGNGVLIRTPLFGPDGKVYAFAQGSVSTGGGFSESNKGGKVVKNFPTTGVVVDGGIVEKDLPFDFAKMKHLILTLKRPDFSKAIQIQDTINNHFGKEIAKAIDATTVKVAFPQGKDKVKTVGEILSLNIKTDSEPTVVIYERTGTVIMSGDIKIDAPIYVSHGNIYVSVEKKPVVSQPPPLSGGETVQTEEVKTTVVEEKGRIFAIQSPRLKDLVEALNDIGVSPRDLIAIIQAIKNTGKLHAKIVIM
- a CDS encoding rod-binding protein, coding for MFNPDMKIKPYWEIKDISQIKNPEEIAKEFEAMFVRMVMKEFRKTLDGGIFSNSFSYKMYMDMFDMQIAEAVASSDSLGLKQYILDAIKVYEKYSSGE
- the flhA gene encoding flagellar biosynthesis protein FlhA, producing the protein MGDTLNSIFNRLNQYSDAIVVVLIIMIIGAMVLPVPPFLLDILLTASITFSIVILMTTLYVQNPLQLSSFPSLLLMATLFRLSLNVATTRRILLHGHEGPDAAGHVIQAFGEFVVGGSYIVGAIVFVILVTINYIVITKGTERISEVAARFTLDALPGKQMAIDADLNAGIIDEKEAQRRRMQIQKEADFYGAMDGASKFIRGDAVAGIIIAIVNIIGGLAIGILQHNMDVQTALQNFTLLTVGDGLVSQIPSLITSTAAGLMVTRAVSEENLGKEVFQQLTGFPKALYMASFSIFAMGIVPGMPFIPFLLLSALIGITAFMMNQLLKKREVEVAEEKARELLKTAEEEEKPEEILPQPELITFEIGYALIPYVDESQNGEIVKRIRSLRKQLSRDLGIIIPLVHIKDNLELKPGEYRILIRDIEVGRGEIHPDKLLAIDTGTTKGKIEGIKTKEPAFGLDAYWIDESLKDKAKMLGYTVVDVPTVVITHLSEIIKKHADEVLGRSETKELIDSLSSRYPVVREIVPEQVPLNIVHRVLQNLLREGIPVRDLLTIIETLSDNITKTNDPEVLTEFVRQALNRMITSIYQKNNTLYALTLGPKTENYIMEKVQENGGTLPPFEPTFVQKLVHQLTEKAQQFVLHQATPVLLTSPATRRFVKKIIEPYLPDYVVLSYAEIDPKVKVNVLGVVDPYGD